Proteins from a genomic interval of Flammeovirgaceae bacterium SG7u.111:
- a CDS encoding carbohydrate-binding protein, whose protein sequence is MKTKTKCNYRKEGSLPCLFEPKRFLAALFFLISFSASAQQITVNSLQELLPYLKQDNADVKLAPGTYTVTPDDIVNGDFPDYTTVGGVKAYVLFLVSGNNSTYDFTDVTVNVETAVFNAYTDSYDDFFEVQITGNNNVLKNLTLVDVGSVHDYPKNGALNVCMDGSYNRIEGFHITAKGSYPYGYGDAFGKGGTYTIKHFKHSAFLIRGESNHAKDNTIIHRSYGHCMFMQAANNPKIEGCYLEGEMRSTDDMLAEEGTGTAADLIDFYTVWGYRLPAGYMKSTGEAGIRAYNAGNTVIDGVEYSRGTSNVTVLNCTIKHLRTGVTVAHATGTKYVEGCIAIGCENGYSLGSGDVVDSYADCAYGPVYASTYTTDKNYNAEITIIPAEDPYYNGSGNVAYIGGSNHNITLKSAPGLVIDQDLKIKVGGERNHISTQGESLSNQDDFTATNIVLNNNTNFAVELREQTSTITGVSGGMVTDFGTNNNLVHTAVSVGKYEAEGFSNASGVTTEITTDEGAGENVTSIEAGDWMEYEIDVPFDGTYTMAYRVASESADGDFTVSVGGEELETVSFTATGGIQTWGTVSSASPIFLSAGIQTIRVAANSSGWNFNWLDLLLECAVVEVKPYAEVYNMVGTTISTQESFDVSIFPGNSASLQPKPAVGGTWSWTGPNGFTADTRVVEFDDIQADVAGAYEVTFTNDCGQQNTAAFNITVQGSVLVEAEAFSSMSGVTTEATSDVSGVENVTSIDAGDWMEYTVVVPFSATYAFDYRVASETTDGDFAVSVDGQSIGQVTFPATGGAQTWATVNTTSAIYLTAGTHTLRLTSNAAGWNINWLELKGQGFVSPCNLPFENEGFTVQNASVDWSSGLMDITCVSSANIYVQLSETGALSSADNINVYYKLDGGALTSISESTGSLSETTAIVKNLTGSTLEVIIQGTSSSEENYYTVTNISVVETTDPFARVEAEDFDDMNGVKIGTTGDIDGVQNLGSIAPGEWSMYAGLDLTGVKSINARLASVYDDAYVEVRLDAVDGPLVGKVYAANTGAWQTYETTSGYMLDVTGIYDVYLVYQTKESPNVCNINWFQFSDVFVKPPTDPYTRFEAEINDGESGTIASPTSDVDGEEEVGSIQDGDWIKFDLLDLREADGIDVRVASATDGGTIEVRLGATDGEIVSFIDVPNTGSLSTWETVSTAIDEVDGEYDVYFVFRGAGTDLLKINWLKFTKYVNPFGRIEAEDYDGQYGSFTVGGTSDAEDNGVGSILKSIKPGHWVQFSDMDLTDVKSVSTRFGTQVGDAFIEVRVGAADGELLGTIDMYNTEGWHNWEVASGNITPKTGIYDVYFIYQTESSANVCNSNWFQFSGLEVSESIEAFARIEAEGYSNASGTATAATSDVDGEEEVASIQDSDWIMFKNVDLTDAGGLDVRVASPHEGTTIEVRLGAYDGALISTVEVPNTGSASAWETVKSEVEEMEGEYNVYLVFKGTSADLVNINWLQFTEFASPLGYYEAEDFDDMYGIDTQATSDDNGDENVGWVHNNDWIMFSEVDLTGFVDIDVRYSTPNSGCTVELRVGGVDGRLIGNVELPNTGNWSNWATVNSELLEVEGVHDVYVILKGGGGYLFNLNWLQFNQYADPFARLEAEDYDANDWRKASVGGTTDAEDNGVGSILKSIVPGDWIMFSDVDLTGAKRVSTRFGSIYDDTYVEVRTGAADGDLIGTINLYNSGGWHNWETASGDITGEVTGVHDVYFIYKTVSSANVCNSNWFEFSEFGLEEPAEPYARIEAEGYDLVNGTETITTSDEDGEEEVATVQDGDWIMFSGFEFVDAGGIDARVASAEGATIEVRLGDYAGELLSTIEVPNTGSATTWETIGATMDIADGEYDIYLVFKGGAMSLNWFKATRKPIEISTLTRLEAEDYFSQSGIEVETTSDEEGDEQIGSVENGDHVSFDVNVLNAGIYKIAYRVSSELGGNIAIQNEGEVLGTATIPTTAGTWETVISLVRLEAGIQTLEFEFNGGEGYLFDLNWMEFELSGISLDLSSKTKGKVDDNSIHTYFDVANTGTDSVALGGLTIRYWFTAEDYTPLDFWCDYAKLGKSNITSSFHKSTPARSGGYTYLELGFAQGLDLLPGTSTGDIMTRSAKSDWTAFDEADDYSYLPSGSYVENTQVTMYLDGILVWGEEPEAEATTASFVVEHKAGDANSPYNNSLRPNFEIRNTGNTVVPLSDVTMKYWFTSEDATSTNFWTDWAEMGNGKVEGTVEELETPVAGADRYLEIGFTAEDTLYSLSGSGEIRTRLANASWAAFDETDDYSYVGTNTYQANANITLYVGGELVWGTEPSGAAQRVAATAIVRPEEIFSGILLYPNPMDNKASLELAMPQAGVVGLKVISLTGRILHSELRELPQGRQVLGLDMPGLSDGIYIMNINVDGEQMNLRFVVRH, encoded by the coding sequence ATGAAAACTAAGACAAAATGTAACTATCGAAAGGAAGGGAGTTTACCCTGCCTTTTTGAACCAAAGCGCTTTTTGGCAGCGCTTTTTTTCTTGATCAGCTTTAGTGCCTCGGCACAGCAGATTACAGTCAATTCGTTGCAAGAATTGCTGCCGTATCTCAAGCAAGATAATGCAGATGTAAAGTTGGCTCCAGGGACGTACACGGTTACTCCCGATGACATCGTGAATGGCGATTTTCCTGACTATACGACCGTGGGAGGAGTGAAAGCCTATGTGCTTTTTCTTGTCTCGGGAAATAACAGTACCTATGATTTTACCGATGTAACCGTCAATGTGGAGACGGCTGTGTTTAATGCTTATACAGATTCCTATGACGATTTTTTCGAAGTACAAATTACAGGTAATAACAACGTTCTTAAAAACTTGACTTTAGTAGATGTGGGGAGCGTCCATGATTACCCTAAAAATGGGGCACTCAATGTTTGTATGGATGGTTCGTACAACAGGATCGAGGGCTTTCATATTACCGCAAAAGGTTCGTACCCTTACGGTTATGGCGATGCTTTTGGTAAAGGGGGCACGTATACCATCAAGCACTTTAAGCACAGCGCTTTCTTGATTAGGGGAGAGTCGAACCATGCAAAAGACAATACGATCATTCACCGTTCTTATGGTCATTGCATGTTTATGCAAGCTGCTAACAATCCTAAAATTGAAGGTTGCTACCTTGAAGGCGAGATGCGTTCTACAGATGACATGCTCGCTGAAGAAGGGACAGGTACTGCGGCTGATTTAATTGATTTTTACACGGTTTGGGGCTACCGATTGCCAGCAGGCTATATGAAAAGTACCGGTGAAGCTGGTATTCGAGCTTATAATGCAGGTAACACCGTAATTGACGGAGTGGAGTATAGCCGAGGAACTTCTAACGTAACAGTATTGAACTGTACCATAAAGCATTTGCGGACAGGTGTAACCGTTGCCCATGCCACTGGAACAAAGTATGTAGAAGGATGTATTGCAATAGGTTGCGAGAACGGCTATTCGCTTGGTTCGGGAGATGTAGTTGATAGTTATGCAGACTGTGCTTATGGGCCAGTTTATGCAAGTACCTACACAACTGATAAGAATTATAATGCAGAAATTACGATTATTCCTGCTGAAGATCCATACTACAACGGTTCGGGAAATGTTGCCTACATCGGAGGTAGCAACCACAACATTACGTTGAAGAGTGCCCCAGGTCTGGTTATTGACCAAGATTTAAAAATTAAAGTAGGGGGTGAGAGAAACCATATCAGTACCCAAGGGGAAAGCCTTTCCAATCAGGATGACTTTACCGCAACGAATATTGTGCTTAATAACAACACTAACTTCGCTGTAGAGCTAAGGGAACAAACCTCAACGATTACCGGAGTTTCAGGAGGCATGGTAACTGACTTTGGTACGAACAACAACCTCGTACATACAGCAGTTTCTGTTGGGAAATATGAAGCGGAAGGTTTCAGCAATGCAAGTGGCGTAACCACAGAAATTACTACCGATGAAGGTGCAGGTGAGAATGTGACGTCAATTGAGGCTGGCGACTGGATGGAGTACGAAATTGATGTTCCTTTCGATGGCACTTACACCATGGCATACCGAGTAGCCAGCGAATCTGCAGATGGAGATTTTACGGTAAGTGTTGGTGGAGAAGAATTGGAAACCGTCTCTTTCACGGCTACGGGCGGTATTCAAACATGGGGCACGGTTTCTTCTGCATCTCCCATTTTTTTAAGTGCTGGAATACAGACAATCAGGGTGGCGGCAAACTCATCTGGTTGGAATTTCAACTGGTTGGATTTATTGCTGGAATGCGCTGTAGTAGAAGTAAAACCATATGCAGAAGTGTACAATATGGTGGGAACGACCATTAGCACGCAAGAATCTTTTGATGTGTCTATTTTCCCAGGCAATTCGGCAAGCTTGCAGCCAAAGCCTGCTGTAGGAGGCACTTGGAGCTGGACTGGTCCTAATGGTTTTACCGCAGATACAAGGGTGGTTGAGTTTGACGATATCCAAGCGGATGTTGCTGGAGCTTATGAAGTAACCTTCACCAACGACTGTGGCCAGCAAAATACAGCGGCTTTCAATATCACTGTTCAAGGTTCGGTATTGGTAGAAGCAGAGGCATTTTCAAGCATGAGCGGAGTAACTACAGAAGCAACTTCCGATGTGAGCGGCGTGGAAAATGTAACTTCAATAGATGCAGGCGATTGGATGGAATATACTGTTGTGGTACCGTTTTCGGCTACTTATGCTTTTGATTACCGCGTAGCCAGCGAAACAACTGATGGCGATTTTGCGGTAAGCGTAGACGGGCAAAGTATTGGGCAAGTCACTTTCCCAGCCACTGGTGGAGCGCAAACATGGGCTACGGTAAATACCACTTCGGCTATTTACCTAACAGCAGGAACGCATACGCTGCGCCTAACTTCAAACGCTGCAGGTTGGAACATCAACTGGTTAGAATTGAAGGGGCAGGGTTTTGTGAGTCCTTGTAACTTACCATTTGAAAACGAAGGGTTTACGGTGCAAAATGCTTCTGTAGATTGGTCATCTGGTCTCATGGATATCACTTGTGTTTCAAGTGCCAATATTTACGTGCAGTTAAGCGAAACAGGAGCATTATCTAGCGCAGATAATATCAATGTTTATTACAAACTTGATGGCGGTGCGCTGACCTCGATTTCGGAAAGTACAGGAAGCCTAAGCGAAACGACTGCAATTGTAAAGAACTTGACAGGAAGCACCTTAGAAGTAATAATTCAAGGGACTTCTTCAAGCGAAGAAAACTACTACACCGTAACAAACATTAGCGTAGTAGAAACTACAGATCCATTTGCAAGAGTTGAGGCAGAAGACTTTGACGATATGAATGGGGTGAAAATAGGAACTACTGGCGACATTGATGGAGTGCAAAATTTAGGTTCTATTGCCCCGGGAGAATGGAGTATGTACGCTGGCCTTGACCTTACCGGTGTAAAAAGTATCAATGCCCGTTTGGCTTCTGTGTATGATGATGCGTACGTAGAAGTTCGGTTAGATGCGGTGGATGGACCGCTGGTAGGTAAAGTATATGCAGCAAATACGGGTGCATGGCAAACGTATGAAACGACTAGTGGCTATATGCTAGACGTAACGGGTATTTACGACGTGTACCTAGTGTATCAGACCAAAGAAAGTCCTAACGTATGCAACATCAACTGGTTCCAATTCTCCGATGTATTTGTGAAGCCTCCAACAGATCCTTACACAAGGTTTGAGGCTGAAATTAACGACGGCGAAAGTGGAACTATCGCTTCACCAACCTCCGATGTAGATGGAGAAGAAGAAGTGGGCAGCATTCAGGACGGTGATTGGATTAAGTTTGATTTGTTGGATTTGAGAGAAGCTGACGGAATTGATGTACGAGTAGCCAGTGCAACTGATGGTGGAACTATTGAAGTAAGGCTAGGTGCTACTGATGGGGAAATTGTTTCTTTTATCGATGTACCAAACACAGGTTCTTTAAGCACTTGGGAGACGGTAAGCACAGCTATTGACGAAGTAGATGGCGAATACGATGTCTATTTTGTATTCAGAGGAGCAGGCACTGATTTGTTAAAAATCAACTGGCTTAAGTTTACAAAATATGTAAACCCATTTGGAAGAATAGAAGCCGAAGATTATGACGGTCAGTATGGAAGCTTTACGGTTGGAGGAACATCAGACGCCGAAGATAATGGCGTAGGATCTATTTTGAAATCTATAAAACCCGGTCATTGGGTCCAGTTTTCGGATATGGACCTTACGGATGTAAAAAGTGTGAGCACTCGCTTTGGAACTCAAGTTGGCGATGCTTTTATAGAAGTAAGAGTAGGAGCTGCCGATGGTGAGTTGCTCGGAACTATTGATATGTACAACACGGAAGGTTGGCACAATTGGGAAGTTGCAAGCGGAAATATCACTCCTAAAACTGGTATTTATGACGTGTATTTTATTTACCAAACAGAGTCAAGCGCCAATGTGTGTAACAGCAACTGGTTCCAGTTTTCTGGGCTTGAGGTAAGTGAATCAATTGAAGCATTTGCAAGAATAGAAGCGGAAGGGTACAGCAACGCAAGTGGAACTGCAACGGCGGCTACTTCAGATGTGGACGGCGAAGAAGAAGTCGCTTCTATCCAAGACAGCGACTGGATCATGTTCAAAAATGTTGACTTGACCGATGCTGGAGGCCTTGATGTTCGTGTAGCCAGTCCTCATGAAGGCACTACCATTGAAGTGAGGCTAGGCGCATATGATGGCGCATTGATCTCTACTGTTGAAGTACCAAACACAGGTTCGGCTAGTGCTTGGGAAACGGTGAAATCTGAAGTAGAAGAAATGGAAGGTGAGTACAATGTATATCTTGTATTCAAAGGAACATCTGCTGACCTTGTGAATATCAACTGGCTACAGTTTACCGAATTTGCAAGCCCACTAGGTTACTACGAAGCCGAAGATTTTGATGATATGTACGGCATCGACACTCAAGCAACTTCTGATGATAACGGAGACGAAAACGTCGGTTGGGTTCACAACAACGACTGGATCATGTTCAGCGAAGTTGATCTAACCGGTTTTGTAGATATTGATGTACGCTACAGTACGCCAAATAGTGGGTGTACTGTTGAATTACGAGTAGGTGGGGTTGATGGCAGGTTGATCGGAAATGTCGAATTGCCAAACACTGGTAATTGGAGCAATTGGGCCACTGTCAATTCAGAGCTTTTAGAGGTAGAGGGTGTTCACGATGTGTATGTTATATTAAAAGGTGGCGGAGGCTATTTGTTTAACCTTAACTGGCTTCAGTTTAACCAATATGCAGATCCATTTGCAAGGCTCGAAGCGGAAGATTATGATGCGAATGATTGGAGGAAAGCGAGCGTTGGTGGTACAACAGATGCTGAAGATAATGGTGTCGGGTCTATCCTAAAGTCGATCGTTCCTGGCGATTGGATCATGTTCAGTGATGTTGATCTTACTGGGGCAAAAAGAGTGAGTACTCGTTTTGGCTCTATTTACGATGATACATATGTTGAAGTAAGGACAGGAGCTGCTGATGGCGACCTCATCGGAACTATCAATTTGTATAACTCTGGTGGCTGGCACAATTGGGAAACTGCAAGTGGAGACATCACCGGAGAAGTTACAGGAGTGCATGATGTTTATTTTATTTATAAAACAGTATCAAGTGCAAATGTCTGTAATAGTAACTGGTTCGAGTTTTCGGAGTTTGGTTTAGAAGAACCAGCAGAGCCTTATGCAAGAATAGAAGCGGAAGGCTACGATTTGGTGAACGGAACAGAAACAATAACTACTTCAGATGAAGATGGTGAAGAAGAAGTTGCTACTGTTCAAGATGGTGACTGGATTATGTTCAGCGGCTTTGAATTTGTAGATGCTGGCGGCATTGACGCTCGTGTTGCAAGTGCTGAGGGAGCAACCATTGAAGTTAGGTTAGGCGATTATGCAGGCGAGCTTTTGTCAACTATTGAGGTGCCAAATACAGGTTCAGCAACTACTTGGGAAACAATTGGGGCTACTATGGATATCGCTGATGGCGAATACGATATTTACCTCGTTTTCAAAGGAGGGGCAATGAGCCTCAACTGGTTTAAAGCTACCAGAAAGCCTATTGAAATAAGTACTCTTACTAGGCTAGAAGCGGAAGATTATTTCTCACAATCAGGTATAGAAGTAGAAACAACTTCTGATGAAGAAGGAGACGAGCAAATTGGTTCAGTTGAAAATGGAGACCATGTTTCATTTGATGTGAACGTGCTCAATGCTGGTATCTATAAAATAGCATATAGGGTTTCTTCAGAGCTAGGCGGAAACATTGCCATCCAAAACGAAGGAGAGGTTTTAGGGACAGCTACTATTCCAACCACGGCAGGCACTTGGGAGACCGTCATTTCCCTGGTAAGGCTAGAAGCGGGCATACAAACGCTCGAGTTCGAGTTCAACGGCGGAGAAGGCTACTTGTTCGACCTGAACTGGATGGAGTTCGAGTTGTCGGGCATCTCATTGGACCTAAGCTCCAAAACGAAGGGAAAGGTTGACGACAACAGCATCCATACCTATTTCGACGTGGCCAACACGGGGACAGATAGCGTTGCATTGGGCGGGTTGACCATCCGCTACTGGTTCACCGCAGAGGATTATACGCCACTGGACTTTTGGTGCGACTATGCCAAATTGGGCAAGTCCAACATCACAAGCTCTTTCCACAAGAGCACGCCTGCAAGGTCTGGCGGGTACACGTACTTAGAACTTGGCTTTGCCCAAGGGCTCGACCTCTTACCGGGGACAAGCACCGGCGATATCATGACCCGCTCTGCAAAAAGCGACTGGACGGCTTTTGACGAGGCGGACGACTATTCTTACCTCCCTTCCGGCAGCTATGTAGAAAACACGCAGGTCACGATGTACCTAGATGGTATTTTGGTATGGGGCGAAGAACCTGAAGCTGAGGCAACAACCGCTTCGTTTGTGGTAGAGCACAAGGCGGGGGACGCAAATTCCCCTTACAACAATTCCCTGAGGCCAAACTTTGAGATCAGGAATACGGGGAACACCGTCGTTCCGCTTTCCGATGTGACCATGAAATATTGGTTCACCTCCGAAGATGCGACGTCGACCAATTTCTGGACCGACTGGGCAGAGATGGGCAATGGAAAAGTAGAGGGCACCGTGGAGGAGCTGGAAACGCCGGTAGCCGGTGCGGACAGGTACCTTGAGATCGGCTTCACTGCCGAGGACACCTTGTACAGCCTAAGCGGTTCGGGCGAGATCCGCACCCGTTTGGCGAACGCCAGCTGGGCGGCTTTTGACGAGACGGACGATTATTCATACGTAGGCACGAACACTTACCAAGCAAATGCGAACATCACGCTCTATGTAGGTGGCGAGCTTGTCTGGGGCACAGAGCCAAGCGGGGCCGCGCAACGGGTTGCGGCAACGGCTATCGTGAGACCAGAGGAGATTTTTTCCGGCATTCTCCTTTACCCGAACCCAATGGATAACAAGGCAAGCCTAGAGTTGGCGATGCCGCAGGCGGGAGTTGTAGGCCTCAAGGTGATCTCGCTTACGGGCAGGATCCTGCATTCCGAGTTGAGGGAGCTTCCCCAAGGTAGGCAAGTGCTGGGTCTCGATATGCCCGGGCTATCGGATGGCATCTACATCATGAACATAAATGTGGATGGGGAACAGATGAATTTACGGTTTGTGGTGAGACATTAA
- a CDS encoding SGNH/GDSL hydrolase family protein yields the protein MNWKVENRGFPKLKMLLCVLLVSLAAPLLAQEQDWANLGKYAEANAKLAAPSPEENRVVFMGNSITEKWETYDSAFFATNPYINRGISGQVTSQMLLRFRPDVIELQPKVVVILAGTNDIAQNKGPISIEQIAGNIFSMAELAKANGIKVVLAAALPATSYSWRPNIKPADSIVALNKLIKKYAKENKLVYVDYYKPMVNKEKGLKKEYGRDSVHPSLEGYKVMESLVVKAITKALNK from the coding sequence ATGAATTGGAAAGTAGAAAATAGGGGTTTCCCCAAGCTAAAAATGCTGCTATGTGTGCTGCTCGTCAGTTTGGCTGCGCCGTTGCTGGCACAAGAGCAAGATTGGGCAAATTTGGGGAAATATGCAGAAGCAAATGCCAAGTTAGCAGCACCTTCTCCCGAAGAAAATCGGGTGGTTTTTATGGGTAATTCGATCACCGAAAAGTGGGAAACCTACGACTCCGCTTTTTTTGCAACTAATCCCTACATCAATCGGGGGATAAGTGGGCAAGTAACCTCACAAATGTTGCTCAGGTTCAGACCAGATGTGATAGAGCTACAGCCCAAAGTGGTGGTGATTTTGGCCGGGACAAATGATATCGCCCAAAATAAAGGACCAATCAGCATCGAGCAAATTGCAGGCAACATTTTCTCAATGGCAGAACTGGCGAAGGCAAACGGGATAAAGGTGGTTTTGGCAGCAGCTCTGCCAGCTACTTCTTATTCGTGGAGGCCTAATATAAAACCAGCAGACTCTATCGTCGCCCTCAATAAGCTGATTAAAAAATATGCAAAGGAGAACAAGTTGGTCTACGTAGATTATTACAAGCCAATGGTGAACAAAGAGAAAGGGCTTAAAAAAGAATATGGAAGGGATTCGGTACATCCTAGCCTAGAGGGCTATAAGGTGATGGAATCGCTGGTTGTAAAGGCGATTACAAAGGCTTTAAATAAATAA
- a CDS encoding glycoside hydrolase family 3 N-terminal domain-containing protein: protein MKNTRLYALILFFLFTSFGTKKGQDTIYHEGWIDFNKNGLKDVFEDPTAPLESRINNLLSLMTVEEKTCQMATLYGYSRVLEDEMPNESWKQRVWKDGIGNIDEHLNTLHGRPSTYTEHSFPYSNHALAINEIQKWFIEETRMGIPVDFTNEGVHGLCHKKATSLPAPIGIGSTWNKQLVGQAGQMVGREAKALGYTNIYAPILDPARDQRWGRCVESYGEDPYLVAELGKQMVLGIKSQGVASTIKHFAVYSVPKGARDGEARTDPHVAPREMHQLHLYPFKRVIKEASPMGVMSSYNDYDGVPVSASSYFLTELLRQKYGFDGYVVSDSEAVEFISDKHKVAGDYKEAVRQAVEAGLNVRTTFRTPESFIEPLRQLIAEGAVSMKTIDARVADVLSVKFRLGLFDEPFVKDPKEADKIVHTSEAEKLSKQINRESLVLLKNENNLLPLDRKQLKNVLVTGPLADEVSFTYSRYGPAENPSVSVYEGIKKYGGNELNVTYAKGCDVIDPHWPESEIITYPLSKEEQAAIDEAVSKAKDADVIIAVVGEDEERVGESKSRTDLRLPGRQHQLVQALYATGKPVVLVLINGQPLSINWENKYLPAILEAWFPSNSAGDVIAETLFGAYNPGGKLTLTFPKTVGQIPYNFPFKVGSQAGQSLDEQNGIGSTRVTGALYPFGYGLSYTTFGYSDLKVTPTSLKPQANVHVSFQLTNTGKVAGDEVVQLYVKDEVSSVTTYDSQLRGFERIHLLPGETKTIDFVLHPDDLVLLDKNMNWTVEPGTFKVMVGSSSEDIRLSGAFEIETLN, encoded by the coding sequence ATGAAAAATACTAGATTATATGCGCTTATTTTGTTTTTTCTCTTTACCTCATTTGGTACTAAGAAAGGGCAAGATACGATCTATCATGAGGGTTGGATTGACTTCAATAAAAACGGCTTAAAAGATGTATTTGAAGACCCGACAGCACCACTGGAAAGCAGAATAAACAACTTGCTCTCATTGATGACTGTTGAAGAAAAAACCTGTCAGATGGCTACCTTGTATGGCTATTCTCGGGTGTTGGAAGATGAAATGCCCAACGAGAGTTGGAAGCAGCGGGTTTGGAAAGATGGGATTGGAAATATAGATGAACACCTAAACACGCTTCACGGCAGACCCTCTACTTATACAGAACATTCTTTTCCCTATAGCAACCATGCGCTTGCCATCAATGAAATACAAAAATGGTTCATTGAGGAAACTAGGATGGGGATTCCTGTCGATTTCACCAACGAAGGAGTTCATGGCTTATGTCATAAAAAAGCAACCTCATTGCCTGCGCCCATTGGCATTGGAAGTACTTGGAATAAGCAGTTGGTTGGCCAAGCAGGCCAGATGGTAGGTAGGGAAGCTAAGGCTTTGGGTTATACAAATATCTATGCACCTATATTGGACCCTGCCCGAGACCAGCGGTGGGGGAGATGTGTGGAAAGCTATGGCGAAGACCCGTACCTAGTTGCTGAGCTAGGCAAGCAAATGGTATTGGGGATTAAGTCTCAGGGTGTAGCGTCTACTATTAAACATTTTGCGGTTTATAGCGTGCCCAAAGGAGCGAGAGACGGGGAGGCGAGAACGGACCCACATGTAGCGCCAAGGGAAATGCACCAATTACATTTATATCCTTTCAAAAGAGTAATAAAAGAAGCGTCCCCCATGGGAGTGATGAGCAGTTATAATGACTACGATGGCGTTCCTGTTTCTGCAAGTTCTTATTTCCTGACCGAGCTGCTCCGACAAAAATATGGCTTTGATGGATACGTAGTTTCTGATAGTGAAGCAGTTGAGTTTATTAGTGACAAACATAAAGTAGCAGGAGATTACAAAGAAGCAGTTCGTCAGGCTGTAGAGGCAGGGTTGAACGTGCGAACAACATTCAGAACTCCTGAGTCATTTATCGAGCCCTTGCGCCAGTTGATTGCTGAAGGAGCTGTTTCAATGAAAACAATCGATGCAAGAGTTGCCGATGTATTGTCTGTAAAATTTAGGCTAGGACTATTTGATGAGCCGTTTGTAAAAGACCCTAAAGAAGCTGATAAAATAGTACACACGTCCGAAGCTGAAAAGTTATCAAAACAAATCAACAGGGAATCGTTGGTATTGTTGAAAAACGAAAACAACCTCCTTCCTTTAGACCGTAAACAGTTGAAAAACGTATTGGTAACCGGACCTTTGGCAGATGAGGTCAGTTTTACCTATAGCAGGTATGGTCCTGCTGAAAATCCATCGGTATCCGTATATGAAGGGATTAAAAAGTATGGAGGAAATGAGTTAAATGTGACCTATGCAAAAGGGTGTGATGTGATAGACCCTCATTGGCCTGAAAGCGAAATTATTACCTATCCGTTGAGCAAAGAAGAGCAAGCCGCTATTGATGAGGCTGTGTCAAAAGCGAAAGATGCGGACGTGATTATTGCAGTTGTGGGGGAAGACGAAGAGAGGGTAGGTGAGTCAAAATCTAGAACCGACTTAAGGCTTCCTGGAAGACAACATCAATTAGTTCAGGCATTATACGCAACTGGAAAACCTGTTGTGCTAGTGTTGATCAACGGGCAGCCCCTCAGCATCAATTGGGAGAATAAATACCTTCCCGCAATCTTGGAAGCTTGGTTCCCAAGCAATTCGGCTGGCGATGTAATTGCCGAAACCCTTTTTGGAGCGTATAACCCCGGCGGGAAACTCACCCTCACTTTTCCAAAAACGGTAGGTCAGATACCTTACAATTTCCCCTTTAAGGTAGGATCACAAGCAGGACAGTCCCTAGATGAACAAAATGGGATTGGAAGCACCCGGGTAACTGGAGCTTTGTACCCTTTTGGATACGGGTTGAGCTATACAACATTTGGCTATAGCGACCTGAAAGTAACCCCAACTTCCTTGAAACCTCAAGCCAATGTACATGTATCCTTTCAACTCACTAATACGGGTAAGGTAGCCGGTGATGAGGTTGTCCAATTGTATGTAAAAGATGAAGTGAGTAGTGTAACTACTTATGACTCCCAACTTAGAGGTTTTGAACGCATCCACCTGTTGCCAGGAGAGACAAAGACCATCGATTTTGTGCTGCATCCAGATGATTTGGTTTTGCTAGACAAAAATATGAATTGGACTGTCGAGCCTGGTACTTTCAAGGTAATGGTAGGCAGTTCATCGGAAGATATTAGGCTGAGCGGGGCTTTTGAAATTGAGACTTTGAACTAA